In Solanum pennellii chromosome 3, SPENNV200, a single window of DNA contains:
- the LOC107013135 gene encoding agamous-like MADS-box protein AGL29 — protein MESKKTRVRQTFPISKIDNQRISDVTFFNRRSSLYRMTNELVDFCDVDVGIVLFSPSNNPFSFFHPTSEAVIERFLNPNSQLSEKTRLDTDQARNKVNQLNNRLDAMEKRIEQIEETKYAQTLLQLSQTEENGERSKWKSIDQLNANEIPTFKAWLRTTVSKMNYRLEKLENEASSLKNAPGTS, from the coding sequence ATGGAGAGCAAGAAGACAAGAGTGCGACAAACATTtccaatttcaaaaatagataATCAACGTATTAGCGATGTAACATTTTTCAACCGTCGCTCGAGTCTATACAGAATGACAAACGAACTTGTTGATTTCTGTGATGTTGATGTTGGAATAGTACTATTTTCACCATCAAACAACCCATTCTCCTTTTTTCACCCAACAAGTGAAGCAGTCATTGAACGTTTTTTGAATCCTAATTCACAATTAAGTGAAAAAACTCGTCTAGATACGGATCAAGCACGAAATAAGGTGAATCAACTCAACAATCGCCTAGATGCTATGGAGAAAAGAATTGAGCAAATAGAAGAAACTAAATATGCTCAAACACTACTTCAACTTAGTCAAACGGAAGAAAATGGCGAAAGAAGTAAGTGGAAATCGATTGATCAATTAAATGCAAATGAAATACCAACATTTAAAGCATGGTTAAGAACCACAGTCTCTAAAATGAATTATCGTTTGGAGAAGTTGGAAAATGAGGcttcatctttgaaaaatgcACCTGGAACTTCATAA
- the LOC107013879 gene encoding GPI-anchored protein LLG2-like — protein MAFERSCFFLFFFFLAIGLASSSPNHVSYDALNGHMLGGRALLEKLYVKDDCPVDFEKEDLTPITGTCKGPYYNPLVCCNAFTQIACKYAELINNVENGCSTGLFYALNKQGGYPNNLFAQICKGDKEGLPCDKPKAAANKGRH, from the exons ATGGCATTTGAAAGATCATgcttcttcttgtttttcttcttccttgcaATTGGCTTGGCTTCCTCTTCCCCAAACCACGTCTCAT ATGATGCCCTAAATGGTCACATGCTAGGAGGCCGCGCCCTTCTTGAAAAGTTGTATGTGAAGGACGATTGCCCCGTTGATTTCGAAAAGGAAGACTTGACACCCATCACAGGAACTTGCAAAGGACCTTACTACAACCCTCTTGTGTGTTGTAACGCCTTCACGCAGATAGCTTGCAAGTACGCAGAACTTATTAATAACGTCGAAAACGGGTGTTCAACTGGACTGTTTTATGCCTTGAATAAGCAAGGAGGTTATCCAAATAATCTTTTTGCACAAATTTGTAAAGGAGATAAAGAAGGATTGCCTTGTGATAAGCCAAAGGCGGCTGCTAACAAGGGTAGACATTAA
- the LOC107012708 gene encoding alpha/beta hydrolase domain-containing protein 17C-like, giving the protein MGGVTSSIAAKFAFFPPNPPSYTVVSDKSCGGKLCIPEIPRRENVDVLKLRTHRGNEIVAVYVKHLKASASMLYSHGNAADLGQMFELFVELSLRLRVNLMGYDYSGYGRSTGKPSECNTYADIDAVHKCLKEQYEVKDEQLILYGQSVGSGPTVDLASHTPNLRAVVLHGPILSGLRVLYPLKHTHWFDIYKNVEKISLVNCPVLVIHGTADEVVDCSHGKQLYELCKKKYEPLWINGGGHCNLELYPVYIKHLKKFVLGLGKSKPASNGSHKPSLISDSKKPAESVSSNTFNLHSDLPEIPRNSLDSRLDKTKKSNKPEKSRTSTGCVDRFRRRKGLAW; this is encoded by the exons ATGGGCGGTGTGACGTCATCCATCGCCGCTAAATTCGCTTTTTTCCCACCGAATCCTCCATCGTACACGGTTGTTTCCGACAAGTCATGTGGCGGTAAATTATGCATACCGGAGATACCCAGGAGGGAAAACGTCGACGTTTTGAAGCTGCGGACTCACCGAGGAAACGAAATCGTCGCCGTATACGTGAAACATCTAAAGGCATCCGCCTCTATGCTTTACTCTCATGGAAATGCTGCTGATTTGGGGCAAATGTTTGAATTATTTGTGGAGTTAAGCCTTCGTCTTCGGGTCAATCTCATGGG GTATGATTACTCTGGATATGGACGGTCGACTGGAAAG CCATCTGAGTGTAATACGTACGCGGACATTGATGCAGTACATAAATGCCTTAAGGAGCAGTACGAGGTCAAAGATGAACAGCTAATACTATATGGTCAATCTGTTGGCAGTGGTCCAACCGTTGATCTTGCATCACACACACCAAATTTAAGAGCTGTTGTTTTACATGGTCCAATATTGTCTGGTCTAAGAGTGTTGTACCCTCTCAAACACACACATTGGTTTGACATTTATAAG AATGTCGAAAAGATTAGCTTGGTGAATTGTCCTGTTCTAGTCATCCAT GGAACAGCAGATGAAGTTGTTGATTGCTCCCACGGAAAACAACTCTATGAACTATGCAAGAAGAAGTATGAACCATTATGGATAAATGGAGGCGGGCATTGCAATCTTGAACTTTACCCGGTTTACATCAAGCATCTTAAAAAGTTTGTTCTTGGTCTTGGTAAATCAAAGCCTGCTTCAAATGGTTCTCATAAACCGTCTTTAATCTCTGACTCTAAGAAACCAGCTGAAAGTGTCTCCTCAAACACATTCAATCTGCATTCTGACCTTCCAGAAATTCCAAGAAATAGTTTGGATAGTCGACTTGATAAGACAAAGAAGTCGAACAAACCTGAGAAGTCTCGAACGAGTACAGGTTGTGTTGACAGGTTCAGGAGACGGAAGGGATTGGCGTGGTAA